ACGGGAAGTCATTACGTTTGGGCGATGCAAAACGCAATTGTCCCTGTTCAGGGGTATATGAAATTTGCCTGGAGGTTCGGATCGGACAGCACTATAAACGACATAGGATACTTTTTTGATGACGTTTCGTTGAAATTGCATTCCGGTACAAGTGTCGGTGAACAGACGCGGAGCCCAAGGATATCCGAAACTGATTTTTCAATCTTAAATGTTTACCCCAATCCGTCTGGGGGGAGATTTTTCATAAAATTTTCTGTTCCTTTTGTGACACACGTAAAATTGGCAGTGTTTGATGCAACAGGAAGAATTGTGTCGGAATTAATTGATGAAGTATTGGAAGAAGGGATTTATTCTGCTAATTGGGACGGCAGGGACGAAAGAGGACGTATGGTGTCTTCGGGGACGTATTTTTATTTTTTTAATGCAAACGGGTTGAATACAACCGGCAAGTTTGTTTTGCTGAGATAAAGGAGGAAAGATGATAGACAGAAAGACGATAAAAGACTTTCTCGGAGGGGCTGAAGGAGCGGAAACTGAAATCGTGGCGAATTATTACAATATGGCTTCTACGAGATTTTCGAACAACTCGATAACCCAGAACGTCAAAAACGAGGGCATGGATCTTGACCTGAGGGTGATAGAGTCGAACAGAACTTCAACCGTTTCATCCAACGACTGTTCAGGAGAAAACTTAAGGAGACTTCGTATAAAAGCTCTTGAAGTCAATAAATATTCCAAAGAGGATGAAGATATCCTCCACCTGATCGATTCATCGGATCAGGTGTTAGATGATTCTGCTTATGCAAAGAAGACTGCAGAAATGAACCCTTCCGAAAGAACGGATATCATACGTGAGTGCGTCGGTGAAGCTTCGAAAAAGAAAATGCAAGCCGCAGGATTTCTCAGGAACGGCGAAGTTTCGCTTGTTATAGCCACTAACAAGGGAATGTGGAGGGAGCACAGCCGCACCGCCTTTTCCCTTTCGCTGTCGGTGATGAACGACTTAGGTTCCGGTTGGGCGAGCTGTTCGTCGTTCGACCGTTCGAAAGTCTCGATAGAAGAGGTCGTAAAAATCGCCGTAGAGAAGGCTGACGCGAGCAGAAAACTGGAACAGCTTCCTCCCGGGGCTTACACAGTAGTCCTGGAACCTGCCGCGGTAGCTGATCTTCTGGCATTCCTCGGCTGGGGCAGTTTCGGAGGCCTTTCTTTTGTCGAAAACAGGTCTTTCATGAGCGGCAGTATCGGCAAAAAAGTGATGAGCGATAAAATAACAATAACGGATAATGTCGGGCATGAACTTTTCAGGGCCTGCCCTTTTGATTTTGACGGTCTGCCAACGCAGAAGGTGGTTTTTATAGACAAAGGGGTTGCAAAAGGCGTCGTGCACGACAGAAAGACTGCCGCCATTGCAAAAACCGAAACGACGGGACATTCACTCCAACAGCCCAACAGCCATGGTCCGTTTCCGAGAGCCCTTGTGATGTCGAGCGGAGATTCCAGATTTGAAGATATGGTTTCCTCGACGGAAAAAGGTATTTTGGTGACGAGATTTCATTACACCAATATGCTCGACCCGATGAAAGTGACCGTGACAGGCATGACAAGAGACGGATTGTTCCTTATTGAAAAAGGAAAAGTAACTAAAGCGCTCAAAAA
This is a stretch of genomic DNA from candidate division WOR-3 bacterium. It encodes these proteins:
- a CDS encoding TldD/PmbA family protein, with product MIDRKTIKDFLGGAEGAETEIVANYYNMASTRFSNNSITQNVKNEGMDLDLRVIESNRTSTVSSNDCSGENLRRLRIKALEVNKYSKEDEDILHLIDSSDQVLDDSAYAKKTAEMNPSERTDIIRECVGEASKKKMQAAGFLRNGEVSLVIATNKGMWREHSRTAFSLSLSVMNDLGSGWASCSSFDRSKVSIEEVVKIAVEKADASRKLEQLPPGAYTVVLEPAAVADLLAFLGWGSFGGLSFVENRSFMSGSIGKKVMSDKITITDNVGHELFRACPFDFDGLPTQKVVFIDKGVAKGVVHDRKTAAIAKTETTGHSLQQPNSHGPFPRALVMSSGDSRFEDMVSSTEKGILVTRFHYTNMLDPMKVTVTGMTRDGLFLIEKGKVTKALKNFRFTESVLNAFSQVDMVGDEQKLTGGFFGGGYVTPSLKISDFHFSSNTDF